The following coding sequences are from one Nicotiana tomentosiformis chromosome 3, ASM39032v3, whole genome shotgun sequence window:
- the LOC104118028 gene encoding protein LOWER TEMPERATURE 1, producing the protein MEDCTSSLPLNKATTSGAAKYLADLPSRGLFSSTTTVVSSTPGGMRVYVCDHETSPPEEQLIKTNQQNILIRSLMLKNQRGDYSSKDGKGISSNDNGRKRAAEKALDSRTSSKKATTSNQVASCQETSKARTPGIQNMTVERLRILLKEKGLSLRGRKDELIARLKGDT; encoded by the exons ATGGAGGATTGCACATCATCCCTTCCTCTGAACAAAGCAACAACTTCTGGTGCCGCAAAATACCTAGCCGACCTCCCTTCTCGCGGCCTCTTTTCCTCCACCACTACTGTCGTCTCCTCTACTCCG GGTGGAATGCGGGTATATGTCTGTGATCATGAAACATCGCCTCCGG AGGAGCAGCTTATTAAGACAAACCAACAAAACATATTGATTAGATCTCTCATGCTTAAGAATCAGAGGGGTGATTATAGTTCAAAAGATGGCAAGGGGATTTCCTCAAATGACAATGGTAGAAAAAG GGCTGCTGAAAAAGCATTGGATAGTAGGACATCAAGCAAGAAGGCTACTACCAGTAACCAAGTTGCCTCTTGCCAAG AAACTTCAAAAGCTCGTACACCTGGCATACAAAATATGACTGTTGAGAGGCTACGGATTCTGTTAAAGGAGAAAGGTCTTTCACTGAGAGGAAGGAAG GATGAACTAATTGCACGGTTAAAGGGGGACACATGA